The sequence TGGTTTCTTGTTCTGGCTGGCCTACTCGGCCTGGCCATGTGGCTCTACTACCGCAAACCGGCTCGCCGGATCGAGCACTGAGTATCGCAATTGGAACACATTTGCAAAAACAGGGAGACCCCCGTGAGCGGGGCCTCCTGCCATGCATGCCCTCCCCTGCTCAGGCTCTGAATGCGAGATTACCTGCCACAATCGTGGCGAGGATCTGGGTCGACCGTACTGCCTGTGGGTCGTTGTCTCCAAGGATGTCCCTCGACAGGACGACGACATCCGCGTCCTGCCCTTCCGCGAGATTGCCTCGCTGTCCAGACAGGCCTACGCAGTTTTGAGGTGCGACGGTGTAGGCGGTAAGCGCCTCCTGCACGCTGACGCACTGCTCGCGCTGATACGGCTGCTCGCCTGGTCGTGTCCGGAATGCGGCGAACGCGATGCCCTTGAGTGGATCGGGGTCTTCGACGGGGGCATCGGATCCAAAGTTCAGCTCCACGCCGCTGTCGAGCAGTGACCTGAAGGCATACGAACGTGGATGCGGTGTGGGGAAGACTGACTTCAGCTTACCGATGTCGAGGTCGAGATGCGAGGGCTGTACGGACGCCGTGATCCCGAGGTTGGCAAAGCGTTCCACATCCTCGGGGCGCAGGAACTGGGCGTGTTCTATGCGGTGGTGAGCATGCCCCTTGGAAGCGGCGACGCCGGCTTGTTCGAACGCATCCAGCGTCTCCTTGTTGGCCCTATCGCCGATGGCGTGGATCCATACCCACAAGCCGTTCTCGTCCGCCTTGTGGAATCGATCGGCCAGCCAGTTCACGGATTCGTAGGTGTGGTAGCCATGGTTGTCGGATGCTCCCTGCCACGGCTCCTCCATGTACGCTGTCCGGGAACCAAGCGATCCGTCGGCGAAGAGCTTGATGCCTCCGAGTCGGAGGAAATCCGAGCCGAAACCGGACCGAAGCCCGAGCGAGACGGCCGCGTCGAGGTTGTTGAGGCCGATGGCCTGCCAGATCCGGATGCGAGGTTCTTCACTCATGGCGGGGATCAGCGCCTCGAGTTCCGGGAGAATGCCCCAGTCCATGCTGCAGCACGAGGCAAAGCCCATCGAGAGCAGTCTGCTGATGGCGCTGTGGAGTGCAGCGAACCGTTCGTCGAGCTGGGGGGCGGGAATTCGGGAAAGAACCCAGTCCTGAGCGGCGTCGCGGACGATGCCGGTGGGGCCGTCCGTGTCACATGGAACGAGGTCAGAACCGAACGGGCGGGAATTCCACAGGTCAACCGCCTTGAGAGCGGCCGTGTTGAGCCAGAGCGAGTGGTAGTCTTTGCGGTTGAGCACTACTGGCGAATTCGGGTAGAGGTCGTCGAGCTGTCGGCGATGCGGGCTCTTGGACCAGAGTTCGTCGTCCCAGCAATCGCCTCGGACCCAGACTCCGCTGTCCGGTCTGCCAGCCACACGGATGCGCTCCAGGGCCCCATCGAGTGACGTTTCGCCATTCAGGTTCAACCGCATAAGCGAGAATCCATACAGGTCAAGGTGCAGGTGAGCATCCATAAATGCCGGATAGCATGTCGCTCCAGGTGTACCGGCGAAATCGAGGACCTGTGCGTTCCTGCTGGAGGCCATAGCCTGAACCTCGGCAGTACCTCCGATACGGTCGATGATTCCATTTCTCAAGTACAGGGCGTTGCCTGTCTGTTCCCACCATCCGCCCAGCGACGACATTACCCTGACATGAAGCAGTGCTGTGTCTTCATGCTGCATGATCACGTTCCTCCCGCCCGCATGCGGACGCTCATTGTGGCAAAACCCCGGAGTCCCGGGGCGGCACGTTCCAGAACTGACGGAGTCATTGTAGTTCGGCAGGCGCAGGCTTCAACTTGCCGGGTCTGAAAGCAGCAGAAGCCCAGGCCAGGTTTCGATAAGGTAGGTGGGTTTGAGCTCAAGCAGTGCATCGCGTCCAAGGTAGCCGAATGTGCAGCCGCACGAAGCGACACCGGCGTTGCGAGCCACAAGGATGTCATTCCGTGAGTCCCCAACCATGAGCGTTCGCTCCTTGCTGGTGCCAATGTCTCGTATCAGGGACAGGAGACTGGACGGATTTGGCTTGCGCAGGTCGGCGTCGCCGGGGCCGACGACACGGTCGAAGTACTGGAGGGTTCCGAGGCGCCGCAGGATTTCGAGTGAGAGATCCTGGGGTTTGTTCGTCAGTACTGACAAGTGGGCTCCCCGTTCATGGAGTGACGTGAGTGTCTCCGAGCAGCCTTCATAGATGTGCGAGAAGTCGGTACAATGATCCATGTAGTAGGACCGGAAGTCGTCCACCAGCTCATCGACGAACTCCCCTTCGTCAGTCTGGAAGGCTCGTTTCATCATGTCGTCCAGTCCGTCGCCCACCCACGAGATGACGGTGACAACATCGGCGACTGGCCGGGCGTGCAGCTGAAGGACGTGGTTGACGGCTTCTGCAATGTCGCGGCGTGTATCAACAAGCGTTCCATCGAGGTCGAACAAGTAGAGATCGAACACAGGCATTCCCCCTTGCAGTGAAGTGGCGCGGATGATTCTCATGTATACTGTACTGATGCATAGGCGCAAGTCTACCCTCGTATCTGTGAAACCGGACCATGCCTGGCTTGTGACGTTCCGCGATGCTGAGTGCGACTCGTGGTGACAGGAGAGGAACAACATTGATGGAGACAAGACTCATCAAGGACAGTACGGGGTTCGCGTCGCTGGAACCGTTCTGGAATCGACTGGTAGTGGAAAGCGTCGCCAATACATGCCATTCTACGTTCGAATGGTTGTTCACATGGTGGAAGCATTTCAGTGCGGACAAGCGACTACTGCTCATCGCAGCATGCGAGGACGGCGTGCCCGCTGGTCTTGCGCCGTTGTATGCCGACGCCGGTGCCGCTGGATTCAGGGACCTCCATTTCATCGGCCAGGGACTCTCGGACTATGCTGACTTCATCACGCCCCGTGATCGCCCTAACGTAGCTGAAGCCCTTGTCTCAGCCCTGCTGGATCTTCGTTCGTCGTGGGACGGAATGGACCTCGAGGAGATCCCGGCTCAGTCACCCAACAAGGCGCTTCTGGACCGCGTGATCGACGCCGGCAGTGTCCCCGCGGTGTGGCAGACGACGGTGCAATGCCCATACCTGCCGATCGAGACCGGCTGGGAGCCGTTCTACGCCACGATGGGCAAGGGATTCCGGCATGAGGTTCGGAACAAGCTGAACAGATGGAACAACCGTAGCAGTGGTCGAATAGAGGGGTTGGAACTGCGGTACGTCGATCGCAGAGAAGCTGACGGCGCGTTTCTGAACGAGGTTGTCACACTATCGGATCAGCGCCGCTCAGCCGACGGCCATCGAAGTCCGTTCCTCAACCATCCGGACCAGGAGTTTCTTCGGGAAGTGCTGCCACTCATGGGTCGACGCAACCAGCTGCGCGTGGGGGAGCTGCGGAGCGGAAACACTCTCCTGGCATTCATGCTCGCCTTCCACTGGGAGGGCGTAGTCTATACGTGGAACACTCAGTACGACCCCGCGTTCGCAGCGTACTCACTTGGGCGCATCGCGCTGGTATCGTTTGCAGAGCAGTCATTTCGCGAGGGTTGCCACGAACTGAATTTCATGCGAGGCGAAGAACCGTACAAGCTCCAGTGGACAAGCCTCTGCAAGACGAACCTGGCCCTCCGCACAGAGCGCACGGTCCAGCCCGCGGGGGACACGCAGACATCTCCTGGCTGCGGAACGGTCCAGGTCGTGCAGGGCGAAAGGAGTACCTGACATGCGACAAAAAGTCATTGTCACTGGGCACAAGAATCCAGATACAGATTCCATCTGCTCTGCCCTCGGCTACGCGTTCTACAAGAATCGAACAGACCCTTCCCGCGTCTATGTCGCCGTCCGGGGAGGAGAACTCAACGACGAGACCCGCTTCGTTCTGGAGCGCTTTGGGTTTCGCGTGCCGCCACTCTTGAGATCGCTGATGCCACAGGTTCAGGACATTCCCCGGAAGCGCCTGGTGACCGTTGCTCCCTCCACCCGCGTCGGGAAGGCCGCCATTCTCATGAAGGAGCACCATATCCATTCGCTTCCCGTCGTCGACGATGCACTGATCGTACGAGGCGTTGTGGACGCCGTCGACATCGCCACCGCGTATGCCGACCAGCTTGAACATGCTGACATCCTCCCGTATGCCGTGGAGCTTGACACCCTTGTGCGACAGTTGTCAGCCAGGATCGTCGTACATACTGGAGAATCGACGGAGCTGAAGGGGCGATTGCTCGTTGTCACTGGTTCGGTGGGGCGTCTTGCGCCGGGGTCCGAGGACGTCACGATCATCATCTCTGACGGGATACCCTCCGAGGGCATCCTGGCAGCATGTTCGGCCGCCTCCACCCTCATTGTCACTGGCAGAGGCGCTACGGCGGAAACAGAGATGCCGTGGCCGTCACATCTGAGCCTTGTCCTCGAGACGGACATGACGGTGACACAGGCGCTGCGCGCTCTCTGGTCATCGATCCCGGTATCTGCATTCATGGAAGGGACGGTGCCCTTGCTGGGCATGACAGACACACTGGAGAGGGCAAAGAAGGCAGTGCTTGATTCGTCCGCACGTTGTGCCGTAGTTCTTGACGCTCTCCATCATCCGGTGAACATCGTCACCCGTTCCGACCTCATCCGGTTTGCACGCAAGAAGGTTGTCCTGGTGGACCACAACGAGACGCTGCAGGCTGTCGACGGGGTAGAGGAGGCCGATATCCTCGAGATCATCGATCATCACCGTGTCGGCGATATCTCTACGTTCCGCCCCATCTACTTCCACAACGAGCCGGTCGGGAGCACGTGTACGATCGTCGCTGAATTGTGCACAGAGAACGGGGTATTCCTGCCGAAGTCGGTAGCCGGGCTCCTGATGTCGGGCATTCTCTCGGACACCATGAACCTCAACCTTTCGACAACCACGCCAAAGGACGTCCGCGCTGTGCGGCGACTGGCGGCGACCATTGGCATCGACGCGGAAGTATATGGCCTCGAGCTGCTTCAGAACGGTTCCGTGATGTTCAAGGGTCTTCCTGCGACAGAAGTTCTGATGCGGGACTTCAAGGAATTTGACCTCTTCGACACGCGCATCGGCGTCTCTCAGGCTGTCGTGTTCTCGTTCGACCGTATTCGGGAACGGGAGTCGGAATTCAAGCAGGCGATGCGGGATGTGCGGGCACGCATGGGGCTCGCCATGGTGGCATTTCTGGCCACGGATCCTCTGAGCAGGCGGTCATATCTGATCGTCGCCGGGCCTGCCGAGGCGTTTGAAGAGGCATTTGACGTGCGCATGGAAGATGGACATGCCGTCCTCGATGGAGTGCTCTCTCGCAAGAAGGACTTCATTCCACCGGTGGCCGAGGTCCTGTCGCGGTACGCATGATCAAGATCAGGCATCTGACGGCTGACCCCAAGGGATGGACGGGTATTGGGCCCATCGTGAACGTCGCCGGCACTCGAGCCGGGACGTTGCGACCGCAGATCTGGCGGATCTGATTGAAGGGGAGGATTGCGATGGGAGACCGATATGTTCTGGCGATCGACTGTGGTACACAGAGTGTTCGAGGTCTGTTGTTTGACGACGGTGGTCACCTAGTAGCCAAGCATAAGGTAGAATTCGAACCGTATTTCTCACCGGCGCCGGGGTATGCCGAGCATAATGCCGAAGACTACTGGCGAGACGCATGCACGGCGCTGCAGGCGCTGAAGGAAGAGTCGCCCGAAGCGTGGAGCCGCATCGGTGCCGTCGCAGTGACCACACAGCGCGATACGGTCGTTGCGATGGATGCTGGCGGAGTCCCTATCCGCCCCGCCATCATCTGGTTGGACCAGCGCATGGCTCGCTGCGACAAGCCGATGCCTCTCGTGGACCGACTGCAGTTCATGGTTACAGGGATGACGAGAGCAGTCGAGATTACCAGACGCCAGGGCAAAGACAACTGGATGGTGGAGAACGAGCCTGAGTTGTGGGCCCGGACCAGCAAGTGGCTGCTGTTGTCGGGGTTCTTCTGCTTTCGACTGACGGGGCAGTACGTCGATTCGATGGCATCGCAGATAGGTCACGTCCCGTTCGACTATGCTGCACGCAGTTGGCCCCGTAGTGACAGCAGCTGGCGGTGGCACATGTTCAGTGCACGTCGGGACCAGGTGCCCGAGCTCGTGGAAGCCGGTGAGCAGATGGGCACAATATCCGCCGCCGCAGCGCGGGAGACCGGTATTCCCGAAGGAACACCGGTCATTGCCGCCGGCTCCGACAAGGGATGTGAGACGCTGGGTGTCGGCTGTGTCGATACGACGAGTGTCAGCCTGAGCTTCGGGACTGCCGCGACCGTTCAGAGTACGTCACGAAGGTATTTCGAGCCGATCATGTTCATGCCGCCGTATCCGGCCAGTGTCAGAGGAAGCTTCAATCCCGAGATTCAGATCTATCGTGGCTACTGGATGGTGAGCTGGTTCAAGAAGGAGTTTGCTGCTCACGAAGCCGTGGAGGCAGAACACCGGGGCGTTTCCCCCGAGGTCGTGCTGAACGAGCACCTGGAGGACGTACCTCCGGGGTCGCAGGGTCTGATGCTTCAGCCATACTGGGGTCCCGGCCTGAAGACGCCCGAGGCGAAGGGATCGATGATTGGATTCGGCGACGTGCACACCAGATCGCATGTCTACCGCGCCATTATCGAAGGCATCGGCTATGCCCTGCTCGAAGGAGTCGAACGCATCGAGCGCAAGAGCGGGCAGAAGGTGAAACGGATCATGGTGTCAGGAGGGGGTTCGCAGAGCGACGCGATCTGCCAGATCACCGCAGACCTGTTCGACCGGCCGGTGGTGCGAAGTGAGACCTATGAGACGTCGGGTCTGGGCGCTGCCATCAACGGTTTCGTAGGGATTGGCGTCTATGCCACGCATGAAGAGGCAGTGAAGAATATGGTTCACTGGGACAGTACCTTTCTTCCACGTCCCGAGGTGGCCAGCGTTTACCATGAACTGTACGCGCGCGTCTATAAGCGCATCTACCCCGCGCTGCAGCCGCTCTATCGCGAGATTCAGCAGATAACCGGGTATCCGGACATCTGAAGAGAGACGACGGACAAGGACACTGCATTCTGAGTGCAGCCATCAACCCTATTCCCACTCGATCGTGGAGGGGGGTTTCGATGTGATATCATAGACCACCCGGTTGACCTCAGGCAGTTCACTGGTAATTGCGCGAGATATCTCCTCGAGCACATCCGCAGGAAGCCGTACCCAGTCGGCGGTCATGCCGTCGCTGCTTTCGACGACGCGAAGGGCAACTGTATGGACATACGTCCGTTCGTCACCCTTGACGCCGACGGTTCGGAT comes from Coprothermobacter sp. and encodes:
- a CDS encoding carbohydrate kinase; the encoded protein is MGDRYVLAIDCGTQSVRGLLFDDGGHLVAKHKVEFEPYFSPAPGYAEHNAEDYWRDACTALQALKEESPEAWSRIGAVAVTTQRDTVVAMDAGGVPIRPAIIWLDQRMARCDKPMPLVDRLQFMVTGMTRAVEITRRQGKDNWMVENEPELWARTSKWLLLSGFFCFRLTGQYVDSMASQIGHVPFDYAARSWPRSDSSWRWHMFSARRDQVPELVEAGEQMGTISAAAARETGIPEGTPVIAAGSDKGCETLGVGCVDTTSVSLSFGTAATVQSTSRRYFEPIMFMPPYPASVRGSFNPEIQIYRGYWMVSWFKKEFAAHEAVEAEHRGVSPEVVLNEHLEDVPPGSQGLMLQPYWGPGLKTPEAKGSMIGFGDVHTRSHVYRAIIEGIGYALLEGVERIERKSGQKVKRIMVSGGGSQSDAICQITADLFDRPVVRSETYETSGLGAAINGFVGIGVYATHEEAVKNMVHWDSTFLPRPEVASVYHELYARVYKRIYPALQPLYREIQQITGYPDI